In Solea senegalensis isolate Sse05_10M linkage group LG6, IFAPA_SoseM_1, whole genome shotgun sequence, one genomic interval encodes:
- the cep20 gene encoding lisH domain-containing protein FOPNL → MATTSELKCVLRDTLESRGVLGQLKARIRAEVFSALDDQREPRPPLSHENLIINELIREYLDFNKYKYTSSVLTAESGQPEAPLDRQFLANELKVIEDASSKSVPLLYGLVSHFLNSSDNRGKVFLRGSSLPTGPTASDTGPGPDA, encoded by the exons tgttaaGGGATACGCTGGAGTCCCGCGGTGTGCTGGGCCAGCTGAAGGCTCGTATCCGGGCAGAAGTGTTCAGCGCCCTGGATGACCAGCGTGAACCTCGGCCACCGCTGTCACACGAAAACCTGATCATCAACGAGCTCATCCGGGAGTACCTGGACTTCAATAAGTACAAGTACACTTCTTCAGTACTGACAGCAG AGTCAGGCCAGCCGGAAGCTCCCTTGGACAGACAGTTCTTGGCCAATGAGCTGAAAGTCATAGAAGATGCAAGCTCCAAATCTGT acCTCTTCTCTACGGCTTAGTGTCCCACTTCCTGAACAGTAGTGATAATCGAGGGAAGGTGTTCCTGCGAGGTTCCTCTCTGCCAACTGGTCCCACTGCCAGTGACACTGGACCTGGACCTGATGCCTAA